A genome region from Natronobeatus ordinarius includes the following:
- the ahaH gene encoding ATP synthase archaeal subunit H, which yields MPRPKVLERLQSAEEEADEIVALAANDRDERIAEARERAEEIRSQAEQEARELKEQRLEEAREEIDAECERLLEEGEAEREALEGRAADRVDEVTEYVVTLFQEDVHAQT from the coding sequence ATGCCGAGGCCAAAGGTTCTTGAACGACTCCAGTCGGCGGAGGAAGAGGCCGACGAAATCGTCGCATTGGCAGCAAACGACCGCGACGAGCGCATAGCCGAGGCCCGGGAACGAGCCGAGGAGATCCGCTCGCAGGCGGAACAGGAGGCGCGCGAGCTCAAAGAGCAGCGCCTCGAGGAGGCTCGTGAGGAGATCGATGCCGAGTGTGAACGGCTCCTCGAGGAGGGCGAGGCCGAACGCGAGGCACTCGAGGGACGCGCCGCGGACCGGGTCGACGAGGTGACAGAGTACGTCGTTACCCTGTTCCAGGAGGACGTCCATGCTCAGACCTGA
- a CDS encoding methyltransferase domain-containing protein, giving the protein MGILENKARARLFYKYLSRVYDQVNPFIWTEEMRTEALELLEFPDDATVLDVGCGTGFATEGLLECVDEVYAIDQSEHQLEQAYAKFGRTDGPVHFHRGDAERLPFATNTFDIVWSSGSIEYWPDPVRTLREFRRVLKPGGQVLVVGPNTPDNPVTRRLADAIMLFYDEYEADRMFKTAGFEDVKHLFQGPSYDPDIAITTIGRAPE; this is encoded by the coding sequence ATGGGTATCCTCGAGAACAAGGCCCGCGCCCGGCTGTTCTACAAGTACCTCTCTCGGGTCTACGATCAGGTCAACCCCTTCATCTGGACCGAAGAGATGCGAACCGAGGCACTCGAGTTACTCGAGTTTCCCGACGATGCGACGGTTCTCGACGTCGGCTGTGGCACCGGCTTCGCCACCGAAGGACTGCTCGAGTGCGTCGACGAGGTGTACGCGATCGACCAGAGCGAACACCAGCTCGAGCAGGCGTACGCCAAGTTCGGCAGGACCGACGGCCCGGTGCACTTTCACCGCGGCGACGCCGAACGCCTCCCCTTCGCGACGAACACCTTCGATATCGTCTGGTCGTCGGGCTCGATCGAGTACTGGCCCGACCCCGTCCGGACGCTCCGGGAGTTTCGCCGCGTGCTCAAACCCGGCGGACAGGTGCTCGTCGTCGGACCGAACACCCCGGACAACCCCGTGACGCGACGGCTCGCCGACGCAATCATGCTCTTTTACGACGAGTACGAGGCCGATCGGATGTTCAAGACCGCCGGCTTCGAGGACGTCAAACATCTGTTCCAGGGGCCGTCGTACGACCCCGACATCGCGATCACGACGATCGGCCGCGCTCCCGA